The sequence GTTAATCCATTAGTTATGTGAAAGAAGGGCTTGTTTGCGACGTGAAATGGCATAGGTTTCTCTCAGATGCGGGATTACCGGTCTTTACTGTATTGCTAAGAGTTAGCACAGGATTGGCAGGCGAGACATCTATTGAATTAACGGCAAGGATATGATTTTATTAAAAAAGCTGTCCAATTGGCTAAGGGACATAGCTAAGGAAAAGCTCTGATCCAACTCATCGAAGATGCCCAGAAGGAACTGCAAGAGATGAGACAGTTGCTTTCACTAAAGGACCGAAGTAGCCATAATAGGATGAATAAAGACTTGCCTTTGAAAGCCTGCCAGAAAGCTTTCCTTTCGTCCGCTCCGGTCTCTGCGTGTTACAGGTCCATGGTTAACTAGACCTCTCTCTTATATACGTTAGGACCAAACTCAACTGATTCAACTCAAGCAATCACGGCTTCTTCAACGGGTGAGGAAGTCGAACTCTCTTTCTTCATTCAATATCTGTCTAGCCTGCTAACGACGCCCTTTCTTATGCTATTTACCCTTCATTACTTCCCCAGCTTTGAGTGAAGTTCCTTGCTTTCAGTCTATTGGGCCTAGAGGACTGGGAATTGGCAATAACAAGAATAGGTCCTTTAGTGATAAGCTCAATCCCAACTGTCGAATCGAAAGCCTAAACCGTCTAAGGTATGAAGTTACTTTCCAAAGGTCAATTCCTATAAATAGTAGTTTCTCCGTCTACAATATGCTCGAACCTTTACTTTTAAAATCTTCCACACCGAAAAAGCCCGTTCATCTCTTCTTTCTCGGAAAGATGGAATTGGAATCCATTTGGTAGAGTCTGCCGTGGGAAAGCCTTAGCGACCCGAATAGAAAATAGCGATCGCCCAGTTAAACGTATAGTTCCACCTCTGGTAACATGGTTGGATTGCTAACTTCTTCTTTTCATTAGGGACGGGTCTTTTCTTCCTCTTCCCTCGGCTGAGGGGTAGGGCATACAGGGGGCTCGATCGAAGAGAGACAGTGGTGACTCGCCAAGAAAGATTTTAGAAGTGCTACCTGGCTACAGTCGGTTGATGTTATAAAGTCCTCCATTATGGAATGGTTCTCAGCAGCACGTGAATCTCCTAACTCGCTTAAAGTGACAGCGTTTATTTCATTTATATATATTCTATTAGCTTAGCTGAAACGGATCGAGTGTCCTACAAATCAATAGAACCTAGTTCGTTCGGATGATGTACTTGGTAGGACCGTAGCCCAAGCCACCTGGCGAGGAATGGTTTCATATGGATTCACTTCTTGCCACTCTTCTCATAATCTAATGGTTGAACTCTTCTTTCTTTTTCATATGCATTTGATTCCCAGGAAGAAAGGAAAGAGACTCGCGAAGAACAGTCATAGCCAAGTGGATGGAAATAGCATAAATAGAGCCAAGCCTTCTCTAAAAGAAGCAAGTGCAAGTCCCAGGAAAGCAGCTAATGTCAGAGGACCTTTGCTTGATTCGACTTCAGCCTTGATGTGCCTCCTCCTTTTTAAATATGAAATTAGAGATTAAGTAAGTTGGTCAGTCACACAAAAAGGAGTAGCGAATGGTTCAGTTGCATTAACTTCTGCGGACAGGAGGGATAACTCGCAATTCCTAATACTCAGACTGCGTCTCTTGCCTACACTTACTAAACAGATAATCTTGAATGACCGTCGGTTTCAGGTGGCGAACCATGTATTTCTTTTTCTTGGATTCCGCCCGTAGGCGCTAACAAATAAGTAAGAAGCTGGTCCGATAGTGAAGGGAGAACACTTGCTTGGTACAACTCTCATGTGGACGTCCTGCTTGATACAAGCAATCAGTAGAAAAAGCTCTCTTCCTTTGATCTCTTTTCTATGCTAGGATACCATCTATGTATGAAATGGATAGTTAGAGGAAAAGATCACTCCTAAATGCAGCCGGGATCTTATATACGATACCACCACACCAATGATAGAAGGAGCGGATACGAGTACTCAAGCAGCTAAAGCAGTGTGGTTCCAGGTGCATTTCCAGTTTTGATAGTTGTTGTCCGAGCTCTTGTCCTTCCTCTGTGATTCAAGACAAAGAGTATAGGCTAGAGTGGCTTTCCCGAGTGAAAAAGGTATAGTGGAATCTCCGAACGAACACTTCGAATCTGTATGCTCGTGCTTTCCGGGAAGGCTGGTCCGGTTAGCCCTTCTCCAATTAGCATCTCGCCTGATCGTCTGCTGAGTGAATAGCAGCAAGTGCTAGTTCAAGTCAGTAATCATTTGACGCGCGGGATCTGTACTGTGACGAGTAAGAAAATAAGGTTGAAGTACTACGGATATCAGAGCTTTAGTTTAAGTGATTCAAATCAGTGAACTGTACTCGTCCAAGCCAGCGGGTAAGGTTCACCAGACCGGGCAGGTGAACGACCAAGGAAAGTAGAGGATTCGGATAGGCGAGTCAAGGCGTTTGTGTGAAAACTCTAGCTGTATCAAAGAGAGATGGGGAAGGAAGGAAAGCGACTCTTTTCTTTTTCACCAGGAACATAAACGGCATTCGTCAGACTTGAGCAGTAGGTTTCGCCTCGGTCAGCTGTAAGGATGAAGATTGCTTTCAGCCAAAGAGAATTAATTGACTTCGGGCTCGCACCCTATGTGCTCGATCCGATCAACGAAAATAAATCCTGAAATAACATAAATAACAATAGAAATCGTTAAGTAAGTACGCGAATCTTGACAGTTTTTGGAGAAAGCGTCTGTTCACTGGCCCTTTGAATGGAATCTGGAGATGTAGTTGCGTGTAGTTCACTTTTTTCTTCGAGATTGGCTTGGTCTTCAGTGTGGGCAGTCTCATTTGCTAATCTATATGTTTTCAGTTTTATCGTAGTTCAAGATCGATAAGAATGCTTTGAATTCGTGTCCCCAAAGTCCCATGTCTTTCTTGATTGGTAAACATTGCTTAAAGTAAGTAAAGCAAAGCGGATCACTTTTTCTAATCATATTATGTTCAACCTCCTTGTTTTGTGCGCCATTCTTCTGGTATCTTTATTGACCCCCCAGGATAACCAACTAGGGGCTCTCCAAGCCTTCGGGGGGTGCGCTGCTATTTATGGCCTATGTTTAGCTGGCGATGGGTTTGAAAAAGCAGTCTGTTTCCACGCTTTTCTTTTTAATAGTTTATGCCTCTCTATCTATTCTAAGAATTGGTTGGGGGCAGCAGCCTGCTCTCTGATTTATCTTCTTTTTCTTTTAAAAAGAAGACTCCATATTGAAATGGAAGGCTTTTTTTATTTTTAATATTATTGATCTATATCTCGTCCGGGGTCGAGGATAAGAGAATGTTTTTAGGTCTTTTTTCCGAAATCAATTTCCTTTATTTATTTCTTAATAAAAACTCGAAAGGGTGGAAGTCTTTTATTCTCTTATGGACTCTCTTTTTTTTCCTCCTGACCCCCGGCCCAAACGACATTCCGTTGAATTTGGTTCATTTCTTGGTATTCCCTATGCAGGGGAGTCTGGTATTATACTTCTTATTTATAGCTGAGAGTTTAAAGGAGCACTTATTTTGTCTATTTTCTTATCTAGTCTGTGGCACTTTTTTTTATTTTATTGTAAATTACCAAATGAGACCATATGGTCTTGTTGCTTAGTCAATATCCTTTTTTTCTTATTTTTAAGTGCTTGGGCAGCACTCCATTGCAAAAACTTCTCATTCTCAGACTTTCCTGAGAAATTAAATCTCTTAATATCGATAGAAGCTGTCAAGCTCGGCTATTTTGGCGTTCTATATGAATTGTATATCCTTTATTTGACTGCAGAATTCCCCGCCACGGCACCATGGGTGTCGGGGTTGAAATCCCTTGTCATACAACTGGTTTTACTCTTTTTTTTAGAGGATTGTTTAGGACAAGTGGGCGGGGCAATAAAGAATAAAAAAGGGGTTGAGGATGCCCGGGAACCACTCCTAGGTCAATTAAGGATCAAATGTTGGAACCTCATGGGTAAGGATAAGGTAATGGAATTGATAGATAAATTCATAGACCTAGGTAGGATAGGAGAATGGATAAAGGGAATAGAGATGATGATAGAGATCATACTGAGAAACAGATTCGAATTTGGATCTTGACATGTCGGTGGTTTTTAACCGTGGGCATCATGCCAGGAAGTTGGTGGGCTCATCATGAATTAGGTCGGGGTGGCTGGTGGTTTCGGGATCCCGTAGAAAATGCTTCTTTTATGCCTTGGGTATTAGCCACAGCTCGTATTCATTCCGTAATTCTACCCCTTCTTCATTCTTGGATCTCGTTTCTTAATATTGTGACTCTTCCATGCTGTGTCTCAGGAACCTTTTCAATACGGTCCGGATTGCTAGCTTCCGTTCATAGTTTTGCTACAGATGATACACGAGGAATCTTTTTATGGCGGTTCTTCCTTCTAATGACCGGCATATCTATGATTCTTTTCTCCCAGATGAAGCAGCAGGCATCGGTCCGTAGAACTTCTAAAAAAGAGATGGTTGTGGCGCGAAGTACTCTTGTGCACCTCCGTCACTCGGCTCGCGCGCAACCCCGCCCCGTTATGTTATGGAAGAATTGAACTTATTACCGGGCTGGTTATTCAGAGCCAGCAATTGGCTGCCGGATTTCGTCCCGCAACTATAAGAAGATCGCTTCGGGGGTCACTGTGGCGTGGCTGAATGTAGAGCAGTCCACCCCTACTGCGTTTGATCAGTAAATTCTGGATAAGTTCGGAAGATGGTCAAGGTAGCTTGCTTCCAAGCCACTGCACTAGATGCGCATGTAGTCGTAGTAGTCGGCTCAGAATGCCTCTGTTCTATACTAAAATACTACTTTGGATGAATGGGTCGTTCTCTTACTTGACCATGGCATCGCCAACATGAGTCTGTCTTCGGTGGTTGATAAGCTGCTAGTTGGTTTTTAGTTTAGGGCTTGTTATTTCCTTTCACTTTTCCCAACGAGGTGGAGGGCCATCGCAGAAAGTCACCTATCCCCGTAGTTCCGAAGACAGGAATTGGGTAGTAGGGGGCGGCACCCTTGGACCCCAAAAAAGGCTTTGACCTGCTGGCTATTGGAAAGTCTCCGTTTACCGCGAAGTGAATAAAGTTGGGGGGCAGAAAGGGATGCCAGGGACAGAGTAACCTCAGGGTTCATTTCATGCCCACGGAAGGAAAGCAAGAAAAGGTTCCGAAGTGAAGCCGACCCTGTGCTATCTATGTTAGGGGACTGGTGGAATGAAACCATATCGAATAGGGAACTCGTTCCAGTACCGCTACCGCTTCGACTGCGAGAAGGAAGCCTGATGAAGAAGATGAATGACTCGACTCGCGTCTGGGAAAACCTGATCTGGTAGGGAAGACAGTGACGGTGAGGGAAAGGCAGGTAGTCAGAAGCAGGAAGCATAGGAAGCAGCAGTAAGAGCAAGAGCAGTCCGCAAAGCAGCTGCTGGTTGAAGCATGGCAAGGGGAGAATACTTTGAATGAATGTTGAATGGGAAAGGAACTGCTGGGGGATGAATAGACCATTACTTTGCCTTGTTCAATGTTCACCCAATTCGTATTTTCAACTCTTTCATGGTATCAGAGCACTAGCTCTTGGGAAACGTTCAGTTGGTTTGTGTGAAGTGTGGTCTGAATACCTTGTTACGTCTTTTCTCTTTGGCGCAGTCCACCGCTGCGGCTGCATCCTTCCCCCTAAAAATAAAAAATAGTCCTTAGCTTAGGAAAGGATACTCTATCTCTTTAAAGGAAGGGAATAAATTCCTTTGAGAGAAGGATTCCTCCCAATAAGGTGGTCTAATTCTTGGAATTCTTGTTCCACAAGTTGGTTTGAACAGAACAAGCGAGAAATCCCATTCCAAAAAGGGGCAGCCAGATGAGTACCACAAGGGATCAAAGGTGCCATCATCGATCTATTTAATTCCTGCGTATGCCGGCGTAGCTGGCCTGTCATGCTTTCAGATAGCTGGATCTAGAACATTTGCTTAGCGAGTGGGAGTAGCGTTCGCAAGAGCTCTTTTCAGGGAGTAGTTCCCCACGGGTAGTAAAGCCTTCCAGGAGTTTAAGATTCGGCTTATCCACATGCCCAGAAGTGGACCTTGGAACTCAAGCCCCAGACCTTGTTTTACGGCTGAAGTCCAATCCTTGTAAGGTAAGACGATCTTGCATATCTATGTCCACCCAGCCGCCCTTCCGAGCTCTAGCTTCGGCTGAACCTTCTTCTCTTCGTCGGAGACTGAGTGAGTTAAAACAATTTACGATCCCACTTTTGAGACTTCCCTTCGGGATAGGTAGGATATGGTGCCACAAATTGTAGTCTACTTGGCATGCCAATGCGTTGATTCTTTGCTGGAGAAAAGCAGCCTAGATCACTAGTTTTGGACTATCGATAAGTCCCCCTCTGCCCTTTGTCTTTGCTTTTTAGCTTTAAAGACCCATAGGGTTCGCCTGCTTCACACTTTCTATGATAGGGGAAATGCTTCCGCACGAGTACCAATTTGATTAGCATATCATAAATGAGCCTCTTCTGAGCCCGGGGCCCCCTCTGGGGAAGGACCCTCCCATTCTAGCGGAGGCACCCCATCTTCGATCAGCATCCTTCCCTAAGGACCTATTTCGGGTAACCTTTCCCAGATCCTGAGTAGGGAACTGCTGAGCAGGGCGGGGTTATTGCTTTTTTTAAATGCAATTCTTGATAATTTGTCTCAAATTCTGGATTGTCATGTCAATTTCTAAGGGTTTAGACTTTCCGAGAACCAAGTCTTTCACCTCTGAGATTCCCTAAGGTAAGGCATCCCAAGGAGCGAA is a genomic window of Glycine soja mitochondrion, complete genome containing:
- the orf139 gene encoding hypothetical protein; this encodes MLPASDYLPFPHRHCLPYQIRFSQTRVESFIFFIRLPSRSRSGSGTGTSSLFDMVSFHQSPNIDSTGSASLRNLFLLSFRGHEMNPEVTLSLASLSAPQLYSLRGKRRLSNSQQVKAFFGVQGCRPLLPNSCLRNYGDR
- the orf103 gene encoding hypothetical protein → MFLGLFSEINFLYLFLNKNSKGWKSFILLWTLFFFLLTPGPNDIPLNLVHFLVFPMQGSLVLYFLFIAESLKEHLFCLFSYLVCGTFFYFIVNYQMRPYGLVA
- the ccmF gene encoding heme lyase; protein product: MDKGNRDDDRDHTEKQIRIWILTCRWFLTVGIMPGSWWAHHELGRGGWWFRDPVENASFMPWVLATARIHSVILPLLHSWISFLNIVTLPCCVSGTFSIRSGLLASVHSFATDDTRGIFLWRFFLLMTGISMILFSQMKQQASVRRTSKKEMVVARSTLVHLRHSARAQPRPVMLWKN